GGTCCTTCACGGTGATTGTTTTTCCATGACCTGGGCATACAAGCCAGTTTCTTGGAAGGCTTTCGAAGAACTCTTTTGCCCATTTCAGAGTGCTTCTCGTATCCTCTTCGGAGCCACCAAGGTCTGTTCGTCCAATAGTGTCTGCAAAAACAGTACCACCTGTGAAAATCACACCTTCGTAAACGATGAAACGTGAGCCTTTCGTGTGGCCCGGTGTTTTCAGAGTTTCGAAGTGCTTGTCTACGTCCTTCCAGTGGAGATCCACCATTACAGGATGGTCCATGAAGGCAGAGGAAAGGTTTTTCTCAGGGTCTTTCAGCATGAGAGCGTCTTCCGGAGGGATGAAAAGTTCTTTCAACTGAAGCTCTAGAATTCCAGATATGTGGTCGCAGTGACCGTGGGTGACAAGGACAACAGCGGGTTTTTTCACAAATCGTGAGATTCCTTCTCCTAAATCTATCACGTGAA
Above is a genomic segment from Thermotoga sp. containing:
- a CDS encoding MBL fold metallo-hydrolase is translated as MNLKRYITSPPFDVNTYTFELNGILHVIDLGEGISRFVKKPAVVLVTHGHCDHISGILELQLKELFIPPEDALMLKDPEKNLSSAFMDHPVMVDLHWKDVDKHFETLKTPGHTKGSRFIVYEGVIFTGGTVFADTIGRTDLGGSEEDTRSTLKWAKEFFESLPRNWLVCPGHGKTITVKDLLERNPFLGRYEL